From a region of the Pseudomonas fulva 12-X genome:
- a CDS encoding C40 family peptidase: MRKRFAPLVPLALTMVLAACANHTTQSQIDTPQAQASLPARPVVVAPAVEQNDASEDDAIADFSSHAPYELPQLADSVLEKGISLIGTRYRFGGTSVKTGFDCSGFIGYLFREELGMELPRSTRDMINIDAPLVDRKALKPGDLVFFSTAGRGRVSHAGIYLGDDQFIHSSSRRSGGVRIDSLDDGYWKRTFIEAKRVLALAPVEHLASQH; this comes from the coding sequence ATGCGCAAACGCTTCGCACCCCTCGTGCCTCTCGCACTCACAATGGTTCTCGCCGCCTGCGCTAACCACACAACGCAATCTCAGATCGACACGCCTCAGGCCCAGGCTTCATTGCCTGCCAGGCCGGTGGTAGTTGCGCCTGCCGTCGAGCAAAATGACGCCAGCGAAGACGATGCCATTGCCGATTTTTCCAGCCATGCGCCCTACGAGTTGCCGCAACTGGCGGACAGCGTTCTGGAGAAGGGCATTTCCCTGATCGGCACGCGCTATCGTTTTGGTGGCACCTCGGTGAAAACCGGTTTCGATTGCAGCGGTTTCATCGGTTACCTGTTCCGCGAGGAGTTGGGCATGGAGCTGCCGCGCTCGACTCGCGACATGATCAACATCGATGCGCCGCTGGTCGATCGCAAGGCGCTGAAGCCGGGTGATCTGGTGTTCTTCAGCACCGCTGGGCGTGGTCGCGTCAGCCATGCCGGCATTTATCTGGGTGACGATCAGTTCATCCATTCCTCCAGCCGCCGCAGCGGTGGCGTGCGCATCGACAGCCTGGATGACGGCTACTGGAAGCGTACTTTCATCGAAGCCAAGCGTGTTCTCGCTCTGGCGCCGGTCGAGCATCTGGCCTCGCAACATTGA
- a CDS encoding C40 family peptidase, translating to MTATVRIAFLLLAALLSACSSRAPAPAPQPVVVMPAPGAYQGGADDVLFRALGLVGTPYRYGGNTPDGGFDCSGLIGYVYRDAAGIKLPRSTRELISMRAPTIGRDSLRSGDLVFFATNGGRQVSHAGIYVGEGRFVHAPSSGGTVRLDSLGNSYWQRTYIEAKRVFPVELASHP from the coding sequence ATGACTGCCACCGTCCGCATCGCCTTCCTCCTGCTTGCAGCACTGCTCAGTGCCTGTTCCAGCCGAGCCCCCGCACCTGCTCCGCAACCCGTTGTCGTCATGCCTGCGCCTGGTGCCTATCAGGGGGGCGCGGACGATGTGCTGTTTCGCGCTCTGGGGCTTGTGGGCACCCCATACCGCTACGGTGGCAACACGCCTGATGGCGGTTTCGATTGCAGCGGCCTGATCGGCTATGTGTACCGCGATGCAGCCGGCATCAAGCTGCCACGCTCGACCCGCGAGCTGATCAGCATGCGTGCGCCGACCATCGGCCGCGATTCCCTGCGCAGTGGTGATCTGGTGTTCTTCGCTACCAATGGCGGCCGCCAGGTCAGCCATGCCGGTATCTACGTCGGTGAAGGGCGTTTCGTGCATGCGCCGTCCTCGGGCGGCACCGTACGTCTGGACAGTCTCGGCAACAGTTACTGGCAGCGTACCTATATCGAGGCCAAGCGCGTTTTTCCGGTGGAGCTCGCCAGTCATCCCTGA
- a CDS encoding DNA-J related domain-containing protein yields the protein MNEETVPSGRLLDLLEAAPEGLSEYELLLRLSRWQGRDERLPTDTLELFRSHFLLFHTLYRLRDQLHAERRASLEISPLCIRLLSYQAAESALSEREPLRDYYLDLDHLRDTGAEDVEQMLGAFWVRLHGAQDRQQALAALEFDELAGELDLGTIRQRYRQLVSLHHPDRGGCTQRLQRINSAMETLQRYYR from the coding sequence ATGAATGAAGAAACCGTCCCCAGCGGCAGGTTGCTCGACTTGCTGGAGGCTGCACCCGAAGGGCTCTCCGAATACGAACTGCTGCTGCGCCTGAGCCGCTGGCAAGGCCGCGACGAGCGCCTGCCCACCGACACACTTGAGCTATTTCGCAGCCATTTTCTGCTGTTCCACACCCTGTACCGCCTGCGTGATCAGCTGCACGCCGAGCGCCGGGCATCGCTGGAGATCAGCCCGCTGTGCATCCGCCTGCTGTCTTATCAGGCTGCCGAGAGCGCCTTGAGCGAGCGCGAACCGCTGCGCGACTACTATCTGGATCTCGACCATCTGCGCGACACCGGCGCTGAAGACGTGGAGCAGATGCTCGGCGCCTTCTGGGTGCGCCTGCATGGCGCACAGGATCGGCAACAGGCGCTGGCCGCGCTGGAGTTCGACGAACTGGCTGGCGAACTGGATCTAGGCACCATTCGCCAACGTTACCGGCAGCTGGTCAGCCTTCATCACCCGGATCGCGGCGGCTGCACGCAGCGCCTGCAGCGGATCAATAGCGCCATGGAAACGCTACAGCGCTACTACCGCTGA
- a CDS encoding NAD-dependent deacylase, with translation MSAQLQRLASAVIDAQRILIITGAGISADSGLPTYRGIGGLYNDHTDDGVPIEIAMSGDMLRRDPALCWKYLAQLGSACLGAQPNAAHRAIAELQALKSECWLLTQNIDGYHRLAGSPDDRLIEIHGELAPLYCQVCRQTDERLGEHLLQPMPPLCTECGGVLRPPVVLFGERLPSAAVERLYGQLRLGFDLVISVGTSASFPYIAEPVVQARRSGGVTVEVTLSRTEISHLVDFRLEQRALDVFPELLGHITDHNICK, from the coding sequence ATGAGTGCGCAGTTGCAGCGTCTGGCGTCGGCGGTCATCGATGCGCAGCGAATCCTGATCATCACCGGGGCGGGGATTTCTGCCGACTCCGGCTTGCCGACCTACCGCGGTATCGGCGGTCTCTATAACGACCACACCGATGATGGTGTGCCGATCGAGATTGCAATGTCCGGCGATATGCTGCGCCGCGATCCGGCGCTGTGCTGGAAGTACCTGGCCCAACTTGGCAGCGCCTGCCTGGGTGCCCAGCCCAATGCGGCGCATCGGGCGATAGCCGAGCTGCAGGCGCTGAAATCTGAGTGCTGGTTGCTCACCCAGAATATCGATGGCTACCATCGCCTGGCCGGCAGTCCGGATGATCGGCTGATCGAGATTCACGGTGAACTGGCGCCGCTGTACTGCCAGGTTTGCCGGCAAACCGACGAGCGGTTGGGCGAGCATCTGCTCCAGCCTATGCCGCCACTGTGTACCGAGTGCGGCGGTGTGTTGCGTCCGCCTGTGGTGTTGTTCGGTGAGCGGCTGCCGTCAGCGGCCGTGGAGCGTCTATATGGGCAGTTGCGGCTGGGTTTCGATCTGGTGATCAGCGTCGGTACCAGCGCCAGTTTCCCCTATATAGCCGAGCCGGTGGTGCAGGCTCGGCGCTCTGGCGGGGTGACGGTGGAGGTGACTTTATCGCGCACCGAGATCAGCCATTTGGTGGATTTCCGGCTGGAACAACGGGCCTTAGATGTTTTTCCGGAACTACTAGGTCACATTACTGATCATAATATTTGCAAATGA
- the ttcA gene encoding tRNA 2-thiocytidine(32) synthetase TtcA — protein MGTLSVNQNKLQKRLRRQAGEAIADFNMIEEGDKVMVCLSGGKDSYTMLDILLYLQKVAPINFEIVAVNMDQKQPGFPEHVLPAYLESIGVAYHIVEKDTYSVVKEKIPEGKTTCSLCSRLRRGTLYTFADEIGATKMALGHHRDDILETFFLNMFYGGTLKAMPPKLRADDGRNVVIRPLAYCSEADIEAYSNLKQFPIIPCNLCGSQENLQRQVVKDMLQEWERKSPGRTEIMFRALQNVVPSQLADRNLFDFTSLKIDEQATPRFLSVMNL, from the coding sequence ATGGGCACCCTCTCGGTCAATCAGAACAAGCTGCAAAAACGCCTGCGTCGTCAGGCCGGCGAGGCCATCGCCGACTTCAACATGATCGAGGAGGGCGACAAGGTCATGGTCTGCCTGTCCGGTGGCAAGGACAGCTACACCATGCTCGATATTCTGCTGTACCTGCAGAAGGTCGCGCCGATCAACTTCGAGATCGTCGCCGTGAACATGGACCAGAAGCAGCCGGGCTTTCCCGAGCACGTGCTGCCGGCCTACCTGGAGTCCATCGGCGTGGCGTACCACATCGTCGAGAAGGACACCTACTCGGTGGTCAAGGAAAAGATTCCGGAAGGCAAGACCACCTGCTCGCTGTGCTCGCGCCTGCGCCGCGGCACGCTGTACACCTTCGCCGATGAGATTGGTGCGACCAAGATGGCCCTGGGGCACCACCGCGACGACATTCTCGAGACCTTCTTCCTAAACATGTTCTACGGCGGCACCCTCAAGGCCATGCCGCCCAAGCTGCGCGCCGACGACGGCCGCAATGTGGTGATCCGCCCGCTGGCCTACTGCAGTGAGGCCGATATCGAGGCCTACAGCAACCTCAAGCAGTTCCCGATCATTCCTTGCAACCTGTGCGGTTCTCAGGAGAACCTGCAGCGCCAGGTGGTCAAGGACATGCTGCAGGAGTGGGAGCGCAAGTCGCCAGGACGCACCGAGATCATGTTCCGCGCCCTGCAGAACGTGGTGCCGTCGCAACTGGCTGACCGTAACCTGTTCGATTTCACCAGCCTGAAAATCGACGAGCAGGCCACGCCGCGCTTTCTAAGCGTGATGAACCTGTAA
- a CDS encoding DNA-3-methyladenine glycosylase I produces MHDYRWLHEYCVNRFGSLEALEARLPQPVSDKKLRALGNDRYLSIMSLRIFRAGLKHSLVDAKWPAFEEVFFGFDPEKVVLMGGERLERLMQDARLIRHLGKLKSVPRNAQFILDVERGALSGPAAAVKAGTPKPGFAFGALIADWPVTDIVGLWHWLAKQGTQLGGLSAPRFLRMVGKDTFIPSDDMVAALKAQKIIDKVPSSQRDRAAVQAAFNQWHAESGRPMCQLSVMLAHTVNH; encoded by the coding sequence ATGCACGATTATCGATGGCTGCATGAATACTGCGTGAACCGCTTCGGCTCGCTCGAGGCGCTTGAGGCGCGCCTGCCGCAGCCGGTCTCGGACAAGAAGCTGCGTGCGCTGGGCAATGATCGCTACCTGTCGATCATGAGTCTGCGCATCTTCCGAGCCGGCCTCAAGCACAGCCTGGTCGACGCCAAATGGCCGGCCTTCGAGGAAGTGTTCTTCGGCTTCGATCCGGAAAAGGTCGTGCTGATGGGCGGCGAGCGCCTGGAGCGGCTGATGCAGGATGCCCGGCTGATTCGCCACTTGGGTAAGCTCAAGAGCGTGCCGCGCAATGCGCAGTTCATTCTCGACGTGGAGCGCGGTGCGCTGAGCGGGCCTGCAGCTGCCGTGAAGGCCGGCACGCCGAAGCCTGGTTTCGCCTTTGGCGCGCTGATCGCCGATTGGCCGGTGACCGATATCGTCGGTCTCTGGCACTGGCTGGCCAAACAGGGTACTCAGCTGGGTGGGCTTTCCGCGCCGCGCTTTCTGCGTATGGTCGGCAAGGACACCTTCATCCCCAGCGACGATATGGTCGCCGCCCTCAAGGCCCAGAAGATCATCGACAAGGTACCCAGCAGCCAGCGCGACCGTGCGGCCGTGCAGGCGGCGTTCAATCAGTGGCATGCAGAAAGCGGCCGGCCGATGTGCCAGCTTTCGGTGATGCTGGCGCACACGGTCAATCATTGA